The following proteins are encoded in a genomic region of Peptococcus niger:
- the ftsY gene encoding signal recognition particle-docking protein FtsY produces the protein MDKLFGMISGKEIDDDLYEDLEEALISGDVGVNTALELVENLRERERKDKLKTAEDLQKALAEELQARLAVPDAVLAEVPGALNIILVVGVNGVGKTTSIGKLAYLLQGEGKRVLLAAADTFRAAASEQLKIWGDRVGCGVIAHQEGADPAAVVFDAIAAAKSRSVDWLIIDTAGRLHNKVNLMNELNKIRRIIDREAPDALREVLLVLDATTGQNALSQAKAFSEATGLTGVILTKLDGTAKGGVVIGINSEYDLPVKFVGVGEQMDQLLPFNASDFASALFAGIQADEAGSDDGQSEEETPDQEAATDD, from the coding sequence ATGGATAAATTGTTCGGCATGATTTCCGGCAAGGAAATCGATGACGATTTATACGAAGACCTGGAAGAAGCCTTGATTTCCGGTGATGTTGGCGTCAATACGGCGCTTGAATTGGTGGAAAACCTGCGGGAACGGGAGCGGAAGGACAAGCTGAAAACAGCAGAAGATTTACAAAAGGCCCTGGCTGAAGAATTACAGGCACGGCTGGCTGTACCCGACGCTGTGTTGGCGGAAGTGCCGGGGGCCTTGAACATTATCTTGGTGGTGGGGGTCAACGGGGTTGGCAAGACCACCTCCATTGGTAAATTGGCCTATCTGCTGCAAGGGGAAGGCAAGCGGGTGCTCCTGGCAGCGGCAGATACTTTCCGGGCTGCCGCATCTGAGCAGCTGAAAATTTGGGGAGACCGGGTTGGTTGTGGTGTCATTGCCCACCAGGAAGGGGCAGATCCGGCGGCGGTGGTCTTTGATGCCATTGCCGCCGCCAAAAGCCGGTCGGTTGACTGGCTCATCATCGACACCGCAGGCCGGTTGCACAATAAGGTAAACCTGATGAACGAGCTGAACAAGATCCGTCGGATCATCGATCGGGAGGCGCCCGATGCCCTACGTGAAGTGCTCTTGGTATTGGACGCCACCACCGGACAAAACGCCCTGTCTCAGGCTAAGGCCTTCAGTGAAGCCACCGGTTTGACCGGGGTCATTCTAACCAAGTTGGACGGGACGGCTAAGGGTGGTGTGGTCATCGGCATCAATTCGGAATATGATCTGCCGGTGAAATTTGTCGGCGTAGGGGAACAGATGGACCAGCTGCTTCCTTTTAACGCCAGTGACTTTGCCAGTGCCTTATTTGCCGGTATCCAGGCTGATGAAGCTGGCTCCGACGATGGTCAATCCGAAGAGGAGACACCAGACCAGGAGGCGGCAACGGATGACTAA
- a CDS encoding amidohydrolase family protein has translation MTKPLFFKDATYLAGDNLTLEGGSILVEDGKISALGAQLAPPAGAEVVNAEDYLITPGFVNTHSHAAMSLLRGYGGDQNLKTWLNDYIWPVEARLTDEDVYWGTLLSLMEMMAAGVTTLADMYDHMDAVAQAVAESGLRANLSRGMIGFTDDDRHSLKENDDLFDRWHDYDKGRIKVWYGPHATNTCSPDYLREVADHARERQTGIHIHVSETEEEFDSLQEAYQMTPVALAESCGLFDRPCLIAHGVWLTEADMDILADHHVGVAHNPASNMKLASGVCPVADLRRRGIPVGLGTDGASSNNRQSVLRDAQLAALLQKVTRLDPTLVSAQDALKMATIEGARALHWADDIGSIAVGKAADLVCFDATAPWWVPNHDPAATLIYAAHSDDVRRVYASGKLIYANRTWPQLDTEHILQEVRRRAEKILK, from the coding sequence ATGACTAAACCGCTCTTTTTTAAAGATGCCACTTACCTGGCCGGAGACAATCTGACCCTTGAAGGGGGCAGTATCCTTGTTGAAGATGGAAAAATTTCCGCTCTTGGCGCCCAGCTTGCGCCGCCTGCCGGAGCGGAAGTGGTCAATGCTGAGGATTATTTGATAACGCCGGGCTTTGTCAACACCCACAGCCATGCGGCCATGAGCCTATTGCGCGGTTACGGCGGCGACCAGAATTTAAAAACCTGGTTGAATGATTATATTTGGCCGGTGGAAGCACGACTGACCGATGAAGATGTCTACTGGGGGACCCTCCTAAGCCTTATGGAAATGATGGCCGCCGGTGTCACCACCCTTGCGGATATGTATGACCACATGGATGCCGTTGCCCAAGCCGTTGCGGAAAGCGGTCTGCGGGCCAACCTGTCACGGGGGATGATTGGTTTTACAGATGATGACCGCCATTCCTTGAAAGAAAATGACGACCTTTTTGACCGGTGGCATGATTACGATAAGGGCCGCATTAAAGTGTGGTACGGACCGCATGCCACCAATACCTGCTCGCCTGATTATTTGCGGGAGGTTGCCGACCATGCCCGAGAACGGCAAACGGGAATTCACATTCACGTCAGTGAAACAGAGGAAGAGTTTGACAGCTTGCAGGAAGCCTACCAGATGACCCCGGTCGCCCTGGCTGAATCTTGTGGCCTCTTTGACCGGCCTTGTCTGATTGCCCACGGCGTCTGGTTGACCGAAGCCGACATGGATATTTTGGCAGACCACCACGTGGGGGTGGCCCACAACCCGGCCAGCAATATGAAACTGGCCAGCGGTGTCTGTCCGGTGGCGGACTTACGCCGCCGGGGTATCCCTGTCGGCCTGGGCACCGATGGCGCCTCGTCAAACAATCGCCAATCTGTCTTGCGGGATGCCCAACTGGCGGCCCTGCTGCAAAAAGTGACCCGGCTTGACCCGACCCTCGTTTCTGCCCAGGACGCTTTGAAAATGGCGACCATTGAGGGAGCCCGCGCCCTGCACTGGGCCGATGACATCGGGAGCATTGCCGTTGGTAAGGCGGCAGACCTGGTCTGCTTTGATGCCACCGCCCCCTGGTGGGTGCCCAATCACGATCCTGCCGCTACCCTCATATACGCGGCCCATTCCGATGATGTGCGGCGCGTTTATGCGAGCGGGAAGTTGATTTACGCCAATCGGACCTGGCCTCAGTTGGATACAGAACATATTTTGCAGGAAGTGCGCCGGCGAGCTGAAAAAATTCTCAAATAA
- a CDS encoding NAD(P)/FAD-dependent oxidoreductase: protein MTTRPHIVILGAGYGGLCAAYRLQKKLQPGQAMITLVDRNGYHVNKISLHEVALGNALSQDISYDLVPVVRQPHARVLKAEVLSIDRKNQLVHTSEEDLAYDYLVIALGFVPETFGIQGMAENAFQIENLAQSEAIARHIEDCFRRYAFADAADRDPLDLAILVGGSGFTGTELLGEIGDRVPLLCKKYGIDQSLVSIRCVSADHQFLPMFSPKEAQEVMDYLVSCGISFYMDAMIHEATPKSFRFKDENGDHEFKANTLIWTGGVSGSPLMKETFGDAVKRGRLIVNSDLTAPGYDNIYVLGDCAAFISKGKDRPEPTTAQIATQMGYHAADNIVRTILRRPRHAFVYHYRGTVCSLGARHGLADLKGRTVKGFLAMRLKLFIESVTDYKVSGLYNAIKHTRLFKLFNF, encoded by the coding sequence ATGACAACTCGTCCTCATATCGTTATTTTAGGCGCCGGCTACGGTGGACTATGCGCCGCCTATCGTTTACAAAAAAAATTACAGCCCGGCCAAGCGATGATCACCTTGGTGGACCGCAACGGCTACCACGTTAATAAAATTTCCTTGCATGAAGTGGCTTTAGGTAATGCGCTCAGTCAGGACATCTCTTATGACCTGGTGCCTGTGGTGCGCCAGCCCCATGCCCGCGTTTTAAAAGCGGAAGTCCTGTCCATTGACCGAAAAAACCAGCTGGTCCACACTTCTGAAGAAGACTTAGCTTATGATTATCTGGTGATTGCCTTGGGATTTGTACCGGAAACCTTTGGTATTCAGGGCATGGCGGAAAACGCCTTTCAAATTGAAAACCTGGCGCAGAGTGAGGCCATTGCCCGACATATTGAGGATTGTTTCCGGCGCTATGCCTTTGCCGATGCAGCGGACCGCGACCCCTTGGACTTGGCCATTTTAGTCGGCGGTTCCGGATTTACGGGGACCGAATTGCTGGGTGAAATCGGCGATCGGGTGCCACTCTTGTGCAAGAAATACGGCATAGATCAATCCCTGGTTTCCATTCGCTGCGTCAGTGCCGACCATCAATTTTTGCCGATGTTTTCGCCGAAAGAGGCTCAAGAGGTCATGGACTACCTGGTATCCTGCGGCATTTCCTTTTACATGGATGCCATGATTCATGAGGCAACGCCCAAGAGCTTCCGCTTTAAGGACGAAAATGGCGACCATGAATTCAAGGCCAATACCCTGATTTGGACCGGCGGCGTCAGCGGCAGTCCGCTTATGAAGGAGACCTTCGGTGATGCGGTGAAACGTGGCCGGTTGATCGTTAATTCAGACTTGACCGCCCCGGGCTATGACAACATCTACGTACTCGGCGATTGTGCCGCCTTTATCAGCAAGGGCAAAGACCGCCCCGAACCAACTACCGCACAAATTGCTACCCAGATGGGCTACCACGCTGCCGATAACATTGTCCGTACCATTTTACGTCGACCACGCCACGCCTTTGTCTACCACTACCGCGGAACGGTCTGTTCCTTAGGCGCCCGACACGGGTTGGCAGACTTAAAAGGCCGTACCGTCAAAGGCTTTTTGGCCATGCGGCTCAAGCTCTTTATTGAATCCGTAACCGATTACAAGGTCTCCGGCCTGTATAATGCCATTAAGCATACCCGTCTCTTCAAGCTCTTCAATTTCTAA
- a CDS encoding DUF1836 domain-containing protein → MSHFEERLSAWGQEIEAIHLPRWDELPDFHLYMDQLVPFVNDHCAFLQITDDDKLLTPAMINNYVKQRIMPKPVKKRYSRVHLAYLMVLVSLKPVLSIQDIADGLQLQVVAFRGDYRAAYNLFCKQYERSLHHIGRVARGDLDSAHMIDKLPPSMLGMHMATLSVASHIFAKEVLSILRDMGQPLRRSAGLNNKPSARAEGTPGPDKQ, encoded by the coding sequence ATGTCTCATTTTGAAGAAAGGTTAAGTGCCTGGGGGCAGGAGATTGAAGCCATTCATTTGCCACGGTGGGATGAACTGCCGGATTTTCATTTGTACATGGATCAATTGGTCCCTTTTGTGAATGACCATTGTGCTTTTTTACAAATTACAGATGATGATAAGTTATTGACCCCGGCCATGATCAACAATTACGTCAAACAGCGGATTATGCCAAAGCCGGTTAAAAAACGCTATAGCCGGGTGCATTTGGCCTACCTGATGGTTTTGGTATCGCTCAAGCCGGTGCTGTCCATTCAAGATATTGCCGATGGACTGCAGCTGCAAGTGGTGGCCTTTCGCGGGGATTACCGAGCGGCCTATAATCTTTTTTGCAAACAGTATGAGCGCAGCCTGCACCACATCGGTCGCGTTGCCAGAGGCGATCTCGACAGCGCGCATATGATTGATAAATTACCGCCCAGTATGTTGGGCATGCACATGGCCACCTTGTCCGTTGCCAGCCATATTTTTGCCAAAGAGGTTTTGAGCATTCTGCGCGATATGGGGCAGCCCTTGCGTCGGTCTGCTGGCTTGAACAATAAACCGAGTGCCAGGGCCGAGGGGACACCAGGGCCGGATAAGCAATAG
- a CDS encoding DegV family protein: MTANKKIAVIVDAGCDLPQAYKDRADVFELPFHVIYGDQDLVAGVDISTDELIERLPEAIPTTSLPNGDDITNVFNAVRDGGFSQVIVINISAHLSGTHNMINLMMKDIPDLEIFTFNTKNIGIGAGFFALDVIHKIDEGASFEQICPYLDKQIKKSKVFFALATLEYLQKGGRIGFVASLLGTALRIKPVISCNDEGIYYTVKKTRGRRQSLAQIIEQVSTFAQESDHYMVAVCSSKEPVEEENLKNDLANILHPEKPIFKAILDPALAVHTGPGLIGAGVYHIGTI, translated from the coding sequence ATGACTGCTAACAAAAAAATCGCCGTAATCGTAGATGCCGGCTGTGACCTTCCGCAAGCCTACAAGGACCGGGCGGATGTTTTTGAATTACCCTTTCATGTTATTTATGGTGATCAGGATTTGGTGGCCGGTGTGGACATCAGTACGGATGAATTGATTGAACGGTTGCCGGAAGCCATTCCGACCACCTCTCTGCCCAATGGGGATGATATTACCAATGTCTTTAACGCTGTTCGTGACGGCGGTTTTAGCCAAGTCATTGTCATCAATATTTCCGCCCACCTGTCCGGCACCCATAATATGATTAATTTAATGATGAAAGATATTCCGGATTTGGAGATTTTTACTTTTAATACCAAAAACATCGGTATTGGCGCCGGCTTTTTTGCCTTGGATGTGATCCATAAAATTGATGAAGGGGCCAGCTTTGAACAAATTTGTCCGTATCTGGATAAGCAGATAAAAAAATCAAAAGTTTTTTTTGCACTTGCTACGCTGGAGTACCTGCAAAAAGGAGGCCGTATCGGTTTTGTGGCTTCTTTACTTGGTACTGCTTTGCGGATTAAACCGGTCATCTCTTGTAATGATGAAGGCATTTATTACACCGTTAAAAAGACCCGCGGTCGTCGTCAATCCTTGGCGCAAATCATTGAGCAAGTATCTACTTTTGCGCAAGAGAGTGATCATTATATGGTTGCTGTTTGTAGTAGCAAAGAACCTGTTGAGGAAGAAAATCTTAAGAATGATTTGGCAAATATCCTTCACCCGGAAAAACCTATTTTTAAGGCCATTCTTGATCCCGCCCTTGCCGTTCATACCGGACCTGGGCTGATCGGTGCCGGTGTTTACCATATCGGCACCATTTAG
- a CDS encoding helix-turn-helix domain-containing protein, whose protein sequence is MHSFQKIIDHYVDETAQLCTDFCPAGQAFTGEREYYRGKYWYYETPDFIVDIHDMLIKKDYVEAMNEDLSQYILLSSSYIITGSGEWLSPYQALEPDSLFIFDAALPTDRCLMHGNSVYKAVGIRFKESFIANAGLSERFASKDKLMRMFYETRTEIIRPIRKLAMDILNCKMEGTSAALFFNAKAHEWLAITLDAYEQQKTKRPLVASDQAAIDTVARYIQDHYAFHISQTFLEKLAAMSGTKLKECFKQHYNMSITEFTQRKRMNIAENLLLTTDMEIRDIAKAVGYSSPSRFSTLYKRYKNMRPGDVKALAGK, encoded by the coding sequence ATGCACTCTTTTCAAAAAATCATTGACCATTACGTTGATGAAACGGCCCAGCTTTGCACGGATTTTTGCCCTGCCGGTCAAGCATTTACAGGGGAGCGGGAATACTATCGGGGAAAATATTGGTATTACGAAACCCCGGATTTTATCGTAGATATCCACGATATGCTGATTAAAAAAGATTATGTTGAAGCCATGAATGAAGATTTAAGTCAATATATCCTATTGAGTTCATCTTACATTATCACGGGCAGCGGTGAATGGCTCTCCCCCTATCAAGCTCTTGAGCCCGATTCCCTCTTCATCTTTGATGCCGCCCTGCCTACGGACCGCTGTCTGATGCACGGCAACTCTGTCTACAAAGCAGTGGGGATCCGTTTTAAAGAAAGCTTTATCGCAAATGCCGGTCTGTCAGAGCGTTTCGCCAGCAAAGACAAGCTAATGCGCATGTTTTATGAAACGCGCACAGAGATTATCCGACCGATTCGAAAATTGGCTATGGATATCTTAAATTGCAAAATGGAGGGTACCTCAGCAGCCCTATTTTTTAACGCCAAAGCCCACGAATGGCTGGCCATTACCCTGGATGCTTATGAACAGCAAAAAACCAAGCGTCCTCTGGTTGCCAGCGATCAAGCCGCTATTGATACTGTTGCCCGTTACATCCAAGACCATTACGCCTTCCATATTTCTCAAACCTTTCTAGAAAAGCTGGCCGCTATGAGTGGTACCAAGTTAAAAGAATGCTTTAAACAGCACTACAATATGAGCATCACTGAATTTACCCAGCGCAAGCGCATGAACATTGCTGAAAACTTGCTCCTCACCACAGATATGGAAATTCGCGATATTGCCAAAGCCGTCGGCTACAGCTCGCCCAGCCGATTCAGCACCTTATACAAACGTTATAAAAATATGCGCCCCGGCGATGTTAAAGCCTTAGCCGGTAAGTAA
- a CDS encoding ABC transporter ATP-binding protein: MKTYKKLFSYVPERKGWGILAILCSALSVLATVYGYYLIYRFLDGVLVAEDLSLASSYALQTALFLTLGAIFYIISGACSHVLAFRLETNLRKRGIEGLANASFRFFDLHPSGVTRKTIDDNAAQTHQVVAHLIPDHTQAFLSPILVLALSFYISWRVGLVLLILILLAGLLLKGMMGEKEFMKIYQEALATLSAESVEYVRGMPVVKIFGARVASFKALYKAITDYSKYAYDYSQSCKRPYVLYQWLFFGLMALLIIPLAFSSVAFGDPRVLAVELLLILFFSGILFVSFMKIMWVSMYDFQANYAVDALENLYQDMQEDQLAFGDERTFDNYNIEFSHVDFAYKDKQVLSDLSFTLQEGRSYALVGSSGSGKSTIAKLISGFYAVDAGTIKIGGKPLDAYRQEALIQNIAFVFQNAKLFKQSIYDNVALARPGASREAVMTALHLAGCDVILDKFPGREETLIGSAGVYLSGGEKQRIAIARAILKDAQIIIMDEASAAIDPDNEHELQKAFKNLMQDKTVIMIAHRLSSIRAVDEILVLDHGEIVERGSDAELMGQDTRYKGLMSLYQSANEWRVGCESVL, translated from the coding sequence ATGAAAACGTACAAAAAATTATTCAGCTATGTTCCAGAGCGAAAGGGGTGGGGAATTTTAGCGATACTTTGCTCTGCCCTGTCGGTTTTGGCAACGGTTTACGGTTATTATTTGATTTATCGTTTCTTAGATGGGGTGTTGGTGGCGGAGGATCTGTCGCTGGCAAGTTCCTATGCCCTGCAAACGGCACTTTTTTTAACGCTGGGGGCAATTTTTTATATCATATCGGGGGCCTGTTCCCATGTCTTGGCCTTCCGGCTGGAAACGAACTTGCGCAAGCGTGGCATTGAGGGCTTGGCCAATGCCAGCTTCCGTTTTTTTGATTTGCATCCCAGCGGAGTTACGCGCAAAACGATTGATGACAATGCAGCGCAAACCCATCAGGTGGTGGCGCATTTGATTCCGGATCATACGCAGGCCTTTTTATCGCCTATATTGGTCTTGGCTTTAAGCTTTTATATCAGCTGGCGGGTTGGCTTGGTGCTCTTGATTCTCATCCTTTTGGCAGGGCTTTTGCTTAAAGGGATGATGGGCGAAAAAGAATTTATGAAAATTTATCAAGAAGCGCTGGCCACTCTGAGTGCTGAATCTGTGGAGTATGTGCGTGGCATGCCGGTGGTAAAAATTTTTGGCGCCAGGGTTGCTTCTTTCAAGGCGCTCTATAAGGCCATTACCGATTATTCCAAATATGCTTATGACTACAGTCAAAGCTGTAAGCGGCCCTATGTTTTATACCAGTGGTTGTTTTTTGGATTGATGGCACTTTTGATCATTCCCTTGGCTTTTTCGTCAGTAGCATTTGGCGATCCAAGGGTCTTGGCTGTGGAACTCTTGCTCATTCTCTTCTTTAGCGGCATCCTATTTGTATCATTTATGAAGATTATGTGGGTGTCTATGTATGATTTTCAAGCCAATTATGCAGTGGATGCCTTGGAAAACCTCTACCAGGACATGCAGGAGGACCAGTTGGCCTTTGGCGATGAGAGAACTTTTGACAATTATAATATTGAGTTCTCACATGTGGACTTTGCTTATAAGGATAAGCAGGTGCTGAGCGATTTAAGCTTTACCCTTCAGGAAGGTCGTTCTTATGCCTTGGTGGGCAGCTCAGGGAGCGGTAAATCAACCATTGCCAAGTTGATATCCGGCTTTTACGCAGTGGATGCCGGGACAATTAAAATTGGTGGCAAACCTTTAGACGCTTATCGCCAGGAGGCCTTGATTCAAAATATCGCCTTTGTGTTTCAAAATGCCAAGCTGTTTAAGCAGAGCATTTACGATAACGTGGCCTTGGCACGTCCGGGCGCTTCACGTGAAGCGGTCATGACCGCCTTGCACCTGGCCGGTTGTGATGTCATATTGGACAAATTTCCCGGCCGGGAAGAGACGCTCATCGGTAGCGCCGGGGTCTATCTTTCAGGTGGCGAAAAGCAACGCATTGCCATTGCCCGAGCCATTTTGAAAGATGCACAGATTATCATTATGGATGAGGCAAGCGCCGCCATTGACCCGGATAATGAGCATGAATTACAGAAAGCGTTTAAAAATCTGATGCAGGATAAAACGGTTATCATGATTGCTCACCGTTTATCCAGCATACGGGCGGTGGATGAGATTTTGGTCCTAGACCATGGTGAAATTGTGGAACGAGGATCGGATGCTGAATTGATGGGACAAGATACGCGCTACAAAGGCTTGATGAGCTTGTATCAAAGTGCCAATGAATGGAGGGTTGGTTGTGAAAGCGTTCTTTAA
- a CDS encoding ABC transporter ATP-binding protein, with product MKAFFKKQFALTDTGAAEVVQAMWSCFWVYCINMLPAFLLLLFMDGLLLGHVRNPYLYVGLSAATLLAMFLLMRVEYDRMYNTTYRESAHLRIELAEKLADLPLSYFSKHDLSDLSQSIMEDVAAIEHSLSHSVPKAMGMAIFFPLISLMMLIGNWKLGLAVILPLVFSFALLPISRKVVSAGNKRYYDILRRNSEAFQETIELQQEIKSFNLVGQTKADLFKKMEESEKIHIKTEFGSLLAMGLSNLFSYVSLAVVIIVGAHLLMAGEISLLYLLGYLLAAIKVKEALDASKEGYLEILYIGPRVARIKEIRNTPVQEGAEVALSHFDIELQDVTFAYDADTPVVRGVGFTARQGEVTALVGASGCGKTSILRLISRLYDYDGGRITIGGQDIKQIAASTLFSHISIVFQDVTLFNTSVMENIRIGRKDATDEEVRQAAEAAHCLEFINRMPEGFDTLIGENGAELSGGERQRLSIARAILKNAPILILDEIAASLDVTNEKAIQESLNHLIQNKTVIIISHRMKSIENVNKIVVLDAGRVEAVGSHAELADQSPTYRNLLEKNKLAEAFVY from the coding sequence GTGAAAGCGTTCTTTAAAAAACAATTTGCTTTAACAGATACAGGGGCAGCTGAAGTCGTCCAAGCCATGTGGTCCTGTTTTTGGGTCTATTGCATCAATATGCTGCCGGCATTCTTACTTTTACTCTTTATGGATGGCTTGCTTTTAGGTCACGTGAGAAATCCATACCTATACGTTGGCCTGTCTGCAGCAACCTTACTTGCGATGTTCCTTTTGATGCGGGTGGAATACGACCGCATGTACAACACGACCTATCGCGAGAGTGCCCATTTGCGCATTGAGCTGGCAGAAAAATTGGCAGACTTGCCGCTTTCTTATTTTTCCAAGCACGATCTTTCCGACTTATCCCAGAGCATTATGGAAGATGTGGCCGCCATTGAACACAGTTTGAGCCATTCGGTACCGAAGGCCATGGGCATGGCGATTTTCTTTCCGCTTATTTCTTTGATGATGCTCATTGGCAACTGGAAGTTGGGCTTGGCGGTTATTCTGCCGCTTGTCTTCAGCTTTGCCTTGCTGCCGATTTCACGTAAGGTGGTCAGCGCCGGGAACAAGCGGTATTACGATATTTTACGGCGCAATTCAGAGGCCTTTCAGGAGACCATTGAACTGCAGCAGGAAATTAAAAGCTTTAACCTGGTGGGTCAAACCAAGGCAGACCTCTTCAAAAAGATGGAAGAAAGTGAAAAGATTCATATTAAAACTGAATTCGGCAGCTTGCTTGCAATGGGCTTATCCAATCTTTTTTCATATGTCAGCTTGGCGGTGGTTATTATCGTGGGGGCTCATTTACTAATGGCAGGTGAGATCAGCCTGCTCTACCTTTTAGGGTATCTGCTGGCGGCCATTAAAGTGAAAGAAGCCCTGGATGCCTCTAAAGAAGGGTACCTGGAAATTCTTTACATCGGGCCTCGGGTGGCACGGATTAAAGAAATCCGCAACACGCCGGTGCAAGAGGGGGCGGAAGTGGCCCTCTCGCATTTTGACATAGAATTGCAAGACGTCACCTTTGCCTATGATGCAGATACACCGGTGGTACGCGGGGTCGGTTTTACGGCGCGGCAAGGCGAGGTAACGGCTTTGGTTGGTGCCAGCGGTTGTGGTAAGACGAGTATTTTACGGTTAATTTCCCGCCTTTACGATTATGACGGTGGTCGGATTACCATAGGTGGCCAAGACATTAAGCAGATTGCCGCCTCAACGCTTTTTTCCCATATTTCCATCGTTTTTCAGGATGTGACCCTTTTTAACACCAGCGTTATGGAAAATATCCGCATTGGCCGAAAAGATGCCACAGATGAAGAAGTACGCCAGGCTGCTGAAGCAGCCCACTGTCTGGAGTTTATCAACCGGATGCCGGAGGGCTTTGATACCCTAATTGGTGAAAACGGTGCCGAGCTTTCCGGTGGTGAGCGACAGCGCTTGTCCATCGCCCGGGCAATATTAAAAAATGCACCCATTCTTATTTTGGACGAAATTGCCGCCAGCCTTGATGTCACCAATGAAAAAGCAATTCAGGAAAGCCTGAACCACTTGATCCAAAATAAAACGGTGATCATTATTTCTCATCGGATGAAATCCATTGAAAATGTCAATAAAATTGTCGTGCTGGATGCAGGGCGTGTGGAAGCTGTCGGCAGCCATGCCGAACTGGCCGACCAGTCTCCGACTTACCGGAATCTGCTGGAAAAAAATAAATTGGCAGAAGCCTTTGTTTATTAG
- a CDS encoding MATE family efflux transporter, whose product MGQTMKEQLLTKTPLALLVQLSVPAVIGMMVIGLYPLMDGIFAGKIIGQAAMAACGIALPLTFVNNGVATLIGIGSASVLSRAIGKGDTKTVDKIMGNLIFWVIIFSAIITIGGILLAPHFLTLVGAGGEIKTLGIRYLRILFLGSLFVNFTQSANMVMRGEGLMKKAMLIMGLGALLNIILDPIFMIAMGPYAIEGAALATIIAQFIQALVTLRYFTRKSKVVKIRRIQSDAQIKKAMFAVGASAMMMQILFMIQQTLLYKMAFQYGGEANGILMAASLRVYAFSFIPLWGMSQGLQPVVGTNFGAGEYKRVRESMKVFCIGGLILAGIFWLPALVWSGEILGLFGVAPAIIADGIWSFRMFYSIFILYGVMVMVITFFQSIGNAKKAGQIVMLRQLIIFVPAMIVLPMCFGISAVWFTEPLVDFIVICYALMAMRNELNHMGRI is encoded by the coding sequence ATGGGGCAAACAATGAAAGAACAACTGTTGACAAAAACGCCGTTGGCCCTCTTAGTGCAATTGTCAGTGCCGGCCGTCATTGGGATGATGGTCATCGGGCTGTATCCGTTAATGGATGGTATTTTCGCAGGTAAAATTATAGGACAGGCGGCTATGGCTGCCTGCGGTATTGCGCTGCCGTTGACCTTTGTCAATAATGGTGTGGCAACCCTTATCGGTATCGGCTCAGCCTCTGTTTTATCTCGAGCCATCGGTAAAGGTGATACAAAGACTGTAGATAAGATCATGGGTAACTTAATTTTTTGGGTTATCATTTTTTCAGCTATCATTACCATTGGCGGCATTCTTTTGGCACCGCATTTTTTGACCTTAGTTGGTGCCGGTGGTGAGATAAAAACCCTTGGCATACGATATTTGCGTATTTTGTTCTTGGGGTCGCTTTTTGTTAACTTTACCCAGTCGGCCAATATGGTGATGCGTGGCGAAGGGCTTATGAAAAAAGCCATGCTTATCATGGGGCTGGGGGCTTTGCTGAATATTATATTAGATCCCATTTTTATGATTGCGATGGGACCCTATGCTATAGAAGGGGCGGCCTTAGCCACGATTATCGCTCAATTTATTCAAGCCCTGGTGACCTTGCGTTACTTCACTAGAAAAAGTAAAGTTGTTAAAATTCGGCGCATTCAATCAGATGCGCAAATTAAAAAAGCAATGTTTGCTGTAGGGGCATCCGCCATGATGATGCAAATTTTATTTATGATCCAGCAAACATTGCTATATAAAATGGCCTTTCAATACGGTGGTGAAGCCAATGGTATTTTAATGGCGGCCTCCCTAAGGGTATACGCTTTTTCTTTTATTCCCCTGTGGGGGATGAGCCAAGGCTTGCAGCCGGTGGTTGGTACTAATTTTGGTGCCGGTGAATATAAACGCGTGCGCGAGAGCATGAAGGTTTTCTGCATTGGTGGTTTAATCTTGGCTGGAATATTCTGGTTGCCGGCCCTGGTATGGTCTGGGGAAATATTGGGCCTATTTGGTGTAGCGCCGGCCATTATTGCAGATGGCATTTGGTCCTTTAGAATGTTTTATTCGATCTTCATTCTTTACGGTGTGATGGTGATGGTTATTACTTTTTTCCAATCCATCGGCAACGCGAAAAAAGCCGGGCAGATTGTTATGCTGAGACAATTGATTATTTTTGTGCCGGCTATGATTGTTCTACCGATGTGCTTCGGTATTTCTGCGGTTTGGTTTACAGAACCCTTGGTTGATTTTATCGTTATTTGCTATGCTTTGATGGCTATGCGTAACGAGTTGAATCATATGGGCAGAATATAA